From the genome of Flavobacteriales bacterium:
GTTCTTTTTCCCACAACACGAGGGCAGGGAGTGCATCTATTTCACGGGCAATTCACTCGGACTTCAGCCCAAGGGGGTCAAAGCCTATCTGGAAGAAGAATTGGAAGATTGGGCCAAGCATGGGGTAGAAGGACATTTCAGGGCCAGGAGGAGATGGGTGGATTACCATGAGTTCTTTTCGCAGTCCTTAGCACGGCTGGTCGGGGCCAAGAAGGAAGAGGTAGTGGCCATGGGTAGCTTGACAGCCAATCTCCATTTCCTGATGGCGAGTTTCTATCGCCCAGAAGGCAAGCGGACTAAGATCCTCTGTGAGAAGAAGGCCTTTCCCAGCGATGCCTATGCCTTGGATAGCCAGGCCCGCTGGCATGGACTGGACCCTGATGAGACCGTCATACAGGTGGGCCCTCGCGAGGGAGAACACCTGATCCGACTGGAGGATATACTCACTAAGATCGAAGAACTCGGAGAAGAACTCTGTATGGTGATGATCGGAGGGGTGAACTACTATTCAGGTCAATTGTTCGACATGCAGGCCATTACCGAGGCCGGCCATCGGGTAGGTGCTAAGGTGGGATTCGACCTGGCCCATGCGGCTGGGAATGTCCCTATCCAATTGCATGACTGGAAGGTGGATTTCGCTGCTTGGTGCAGTTATAAGTATCTGAACTCGAGCCCTGGAGGAGTGGCGGGTATCTATGTACGCGATGTCCATGCACAAGACCCTGAAACAATCAGATTGGCCGGATGGTGGGGGCACAACAAGGAACGCAGATTCCTCATGGAGCCCGATTTCGACCCCATACCCACTGCAGAAAGCTGGCAGCTGAGCAATGCTCCTGTGATGACCATGGCCTGTCATCGGGCTTCCCTCGACCTATTCGATGAAGCCGGCATGGACAGACTCCGGGCCAAGAGTCTAGTCATGACCGATTATCTGGAGTATGTCATAGGCGAGGTATCCAAAGAATCTTCCAGCGGTGGTTTCGAGGTCATCACCCCTTCCGCCCATGGCGAAAGGGGCTGCCAGCTGAGTATCCTGGCCCATGGTCAAGGTAGACCCCTATTCGATAAGCTCACTGAAAAAGGAGTCATAGCCGATTGGCGAGAGCCCAATGTCATCCGCATAGCTCCGGTGCCTATGTATAACAACTTTGAAGATGTATATCGCTTTGGAGTGGCATTGCGTGAGTCCTTAGGCTAAAGCGAAACCCCAATGCTCTCCCGCGTAGGCGGGAGACTAGAGAGATGAATCGACATTCTCTGGACGCGCGACTTCTCGGGCGTTTTTATCGGGAGGAGTTGGAGAATAGTCCACTACAAGAGCACGGCCACTTTCTCGAAAAAACCAAATGCTCTCCCGCGCAGGCGGGAGACTAGTAAAGGTGGATTGAAAGGTCAATCAATTCGTTCTGGACGCCCGACTTCTCGGGCGTTTTAATTGGGAGGACGTTAAGAGCAGACACCAGAATGAAATCTGCAAGTTCCATCAAAACCTCAATGCTCTCCCGCGCAGGCGTGAGACTAGCAAGGTGAATCAACTCCATCTGAACGCTCGAATCTCAGGCGTAGCTTTGGGAAGCTATTGAGAGCAGTCCTTTGAATGGAACCTCCCAGTACCTCGAAAAACGCCCCATACTCTCACGCACAGTCGGGGGACTAGGTTGACACATGAAGAACTACTACGTCTACATACTGGCCAGCAAGAGAAATGGCACCC
Proteins encoded in this window:
- the kynU gene encoding kynureninase; the encoded protein is FFFPQHEGRECIYFTGNSLGLQPKGVKAYLEEELEDWAKHGVEGHFRARRRWVDYHEFFSQSLARLVGAKKEEVVAMGSLTANLHFLMASFYRPEGKRTKILCEKKAFPSDAYALDSQARWHGLDPDETVIQVGPREGEHLIRLEDILTKIEELGEELCMVMIGGVNYYSGQLFDMQAITEAGHRVGAKVGFDLAHAAGNVPIQLHDWKVDFAAWCSYKYLNSSPGGVAGIYVRDVHAQDPETIRLAGWWGHNKERRFLMEPDFDPIPTAESWQLSNAPVMTMACHRASLDLFDEAGMDRLRAKSLVMTDYLEYVIGEVSKESSSGGFEVITPSAHGERGCQLSILAHGQGRPLFDKLTEKGVIADWREPNVIRIAPVPMYNNFEDVYRFGVALRESLG